CATTCATAAATACCAGCAAAGAGCCTGCTAATACAGTAGGAAGTATTAAGGGCAATATAACGGTTATAACTTTTTTGGCTGAACTGCATCCTAAACTTTCAGCTGCTTCACTTAAAGATACATCGATTTTTTTAAGTGCTCCTGATACATATAAATAAATAAAAGAATAAAGTTTTAAAGTAAAAACAAGTAAAATTCCGCCAAAACCATAAATAGACGGTATCTTAATCCCAAACAGATTGGATAAAAATTGTGTAATAACTCCACTTCTGCCTAAAAGTAAAATCCATGAATATGCTCCTATAAAAGGCGGTGAAAGCATTGAAATAATAATCAGTCCCTCAACCAATGCTTTCCCTTTGATCTTGTAAACCGTCATGAAATAGGCCAAAGGAGCTCCTATGACAATTGCAAGGATTGTAACACAGATCGTTACTGTAAAACTGTTAATCATAGATTGGTAATAGTATTTTTTCTGGAAAAACTGAGCAAAATTAGACAATGTAAAAGCACCCGTATCAGGATCCTGAAATCCACTTATAAATAAAGCAAATAAAGGGTAAACCAAGAAGAGAGCGAATACCAGTGCAATAATAATTGTTGCAATCCCCCAAAAGTCTAATTTCAATCTTGTCTTATTCATATTTTTTCACATCCTTAATGAGACTTTGGCTTCCGTCTTCTGTAAATACGTTAATCTTATTTTTATTTGGTTTTAAAATAATTTCCTCTCCTACTTCATATACTTTTTCAGCATGACCAACATCCTGTGAAAATTCTATAGATGGTTGATCGGGAAAAATCATTTGATTTTCAAACTCTAATTCGTAGGTGATATATTTCCCCAAGAAAGTTTTATTTTTAATTCTAGCCTTTAATCCTTCTATATTCACAGAAAACTCTTCTGGTCTTACGGCAATACAAACTTCCATTTGATCATGTACTTGCTCTGTTAAATGATCCATCTGAACTTTGTAGCCATTTCTAAATTCAATATATTTTTCCTGCCCTATTATTAAAATCTTTCCTTTAAATAAATTCGAATGGCCTATAAAAGTGGAAACGAAAACATTGACTGGTCGGGTATATATGGTATGAGGTTTTCCTACCTGCTGAATCACTCCGTCTTTCATAACTGCTATTCTGTCTGATATGGCAAGAGCTTCTTCCTGATCGTGCGTAACATAAACTGTTGTGATTCCTACCTTTTTTTGAACTTCTCTTATGGCGCTGCGCATTTCTACACGAAGCTTGGCATCCAGATTGGAAAGGGGTTCATCCATTAAAAGTACACTTGGATGAATTACTATTGCCCTGGCAAGGGCAACTCTTTGCTGTTGTCCCCCTGAGAGTCTTTCCGGAAGCCTGTCTTGATATTGATCTATTTTTACAACTTTCAATATTTCATCTACTTTTTTGTCCATCTCCTCTTTTTTTACTTTGCGAAGTTTTAAACCATATTCTACATTTT
The DNA window shown above is from Defluviitalea raffinosedens and carries:
- a CDS encoding ABC transporter ATP-binding protein, whose translation is MSVAINIENVEKKYGDVTIIPDLSVNIKNGEFFTLLGPSGCGKTTLLRMIVGFNSIEGGYIKFDDTIINDIPAHKRNIGMVFQNYAIFPHLTVRQNVEYGLKLRKVKKEEMDKKVDEILKVVKIDQYQDRLPERLSGGQQQRVALARAIVIHPSVLLMDEPLSNLDAKLRVEMRSAIREVQKKVGITTVYVTHDQEEALAISDRIAVMKDGVIQQVGKPHTIYTRPVNVFVSTFIGHSNLFKGKILIIGQEKYIEFRNGYKVQMDHLTEQVHDQMEVCIAVRPEEFSVNIEGLKARIKNKTFLGKYITYELEFENQMIFPDQPSIEFSQDVGHAEKVYEVGEEIILKPNKNKINVFTEDGSQSLIKDVKKYE